From the genome of Phoenix dactylifera cultivar Barhee BC4 chromosome 5, palm_55x_up_171113_PBpolish2nd_filt_p, whole genome shotgun sequence:
ACATGCACGGCCTGAAATATGCTGCAATCTTCTACCATCCAAAAAATTCCATAGAGCAGAGGGCGCTCATCCCCCTCCGCCCTCCATCTCGTATCTACTCGATCACCATGGCTGAGTCCTCTTCGAGGAGGATATGCTCAGCCTCCAACATTCGCTTCACATAGGTGATGCCCTCCCATGCTGCCCTGAGCTCCGTCCCTATAGATGTCAGTCCAACGATGCTTTGCCCCCCAACAACAATCAATCTAGCATTATGACTCCCCATCACAAAGCCCACACATTTTATCTCTATCTCTAAAAGCATTACCGTCGAAATTCAACTTAAAATGGCCGGGGAGTAGAAGCTTCCAAGAAACAAGAATGATCCTGGAGGCTATAACAGCAGAGTGGGAGTTCCAGATGTTCTTGGCCATTCTAGATGAGGTCTCCAAGATAGCCCTAGTGAGCTCAGCAATCTGGATAAAGGCTCTCTCTACTACAATTCTCAAGGGAGCCTAATAGTCTTCAAAGACTTGGGTGTTCTCGTCTAACCATATATGATACGTCAAATAGGCACAAATGATGCCCCACTCTACCATCCTCAGGATCTGCATAGCTTTTCTCATCTGGCATAGTAGATCATTAGCAAAGCTGATGGAATAAGGTAGGGGAACGAGGCCCTCCTCCATATCTGCACTGCCCGCGGGCACCCAAGCAAAACATAGCTAGTGGACTCCTCTATGTCAGGACACCATCTACAGACGATGTAATTCTAACACCTCTCCCAGCCAACACATTTCTGGGCGGCAAACAACCCCAAGCCACTTTTCATTGAACAAGGCCACTTAGAGGTGAACATACATCCTCCAAATCTATCCACCGTCCATCTGCTGGGCAGCTCTCCCTCCCATCACCACCTGTAGGTCAGTGGCCCATACCTTGGCCCTACCGGTAGCTGCCCAAACTAGTCTATCCGATATTTACATCGAGGCAAGGGCCTACGCTTTCAAGGATGCTACTCTCATTattattttccaaaaataagaaaagatggAAGAAATGGAAGCAAAGATTCCGGGCTCTTCCCCCTTGCACTGGTGACCTTGTTTTTTTAGCGAGTAAATTGCCCAAACAGCCAGAGCTCCTATAATCCGCGACACGACGAGCACGTTCCTGCTTAACCTTATCCGGTGCCCGACGCGTCCATGCCGTTCTGGTGGCAAGCTTCACCTTTTCCCACTTCTCTGAGTTTACCGCATGTTTCATGCGTAACTACAGGGGACCGAAATCCatgccgagagagagagagaatctggCGGACTAGCTGTGGCCCCCGATGCCAAAAAGGGTTCAAAACAAGCCTCAGGATTTTGTCAAGGCATGGGGCGGGACAGAAAGCTGCATGGAGAGAGACTAAACCTAGTCCAATAGGACTCAAAATGATCTATAAACACAAAGTACCTCAGGTTTTAGAATCCTTGATATACCATCCAGAtagaaacaaaacaaaaggtGTACATGCCCCACTCcaatagaaagattttttttttttttggttctttgTGAAGGAAGACTCCAATAGAAAGTTTCCAAAACCAAgtgctccaaaaaaaaaaaagatgagacGAGGCCCGCCCATTGTACACGGTTGGGCATTCAACCAGGGCCGTCGCACACGCACAATCACAAAGGGACAACAGGGCTCAAGCGAGGACGGGAATATAAGACATCATCTCGTGCGGAGCACGGATTAAGTCGGCACGTCAAGCGTAAGCCCCCACCTCAGACACCAATTGCCATCGACCGCCCGACGGTGGCGAGCAGCTCCGGCAGTTCAGGCCATCTTATCGTTGAGCTCTTGAACGGATCTGAGAACAGAACACTAGGGCTACTATTATATGTCAAGTGAAGACATCAGAGGCCGCCCGAGCTCTATTGTTATCCAGCTACTCTGGACTCTTATATCATATCATAGTACCAAATGTGTTGTCCTTTCTCCTTTAGTAAATCTTTTGAGTGGAGTCAAACCCCAACCGGATTCATATCGCACAGAGTGAGTCCATATACAAAGCTCCAAGGTTTATACGACTCAGTGTTCATCTACCAGTCACTGTTTACTACTTCCATCTAATATTCGATTCAGAAGACAACTATGCAGAGAATTGGAGTCACCTGATTTAGAGGCTCGTTTCTTCTAGTCAGGCATTTCAAGTGCACCTAATTGACTATGGTGATGTAGGTAGGtagatctttttctttctttctgttttttttcggAGGTCCATGTTACTGTTGCATCTGGCCATGCTGCAATCGTTATATTTAGAATGTCTTTTAGTGAGCAGAATGACTATGAACTGAATTACCCATGTCTTTCTGCATTACTAAATTATTAACAAATGACATGCTTAGCAAGTTTGGCATGCAAGTAGATGGACAAAAAGCACATGCTTTCCAACCAATAGATGGATGCTCAAATAATGCAAAcagtcaattttttttaaaaaaagataaagaacATGGTATGCACAAGAATCTCCAAGTGACTGTTTTCCAAGCAATAGATGCAGGGATTCAGCTATTTACGGGTATTCGATGGACTCATCACGTGAATGTGTCCATTGATGGCTCAAGATTGAGATCCCACATGCTGCGCCTGCATAAGAAAAGTCATACTGACCCCATTAATGCCAAGCTTGCCAGCAACCAATACTTTTATTTCTTTGACACCGGATAAAAAGTCGAATGTTTCATTATTGAGAAACCCTCTGCCTGGAAATGTAGAGCTCTAAAGCAAAGCACCTTTGAAGCCTATGAGAAATTTAGTTTGTGCTAATTTTTGACCTCATCCATACAATGCGAAGCTGGAAGTACTAATCGCACAAATATATACGTACGCAACCATGCGCACATCAAAATTTAtataagagaggaaaaaaagaaaagaaaagaaaaaaaacagaacaGCTTCGCTTTCATCCTTCTGTAGCTTAATTAGTTAGTTGCTTGGGATTGACCGTGACACCTACGACAGCCTCTTCCAAGAAAGTTCTGCAGGAACAACTCATGCGGCTTCATCCCGATATATACCCCCCGGAACTTCGCCCAATTCGTCACGGCTCCCACGCAAACTCCTACTTTTCCCTCTTTTCTTGTAGATTTGATTCACCTGTTGGTGCCGCTTTGCCGGCCGAGCCGATTTCCTCCTCTCCCTCAGGAGGCGGCTCTCAGACGGCAAAGGATACCCTCCAAGGAAGGCCGTGGGAGTGTCAGGAGCCTATCAGAAGCGGCTCACCagcccacctcctcctcccttggGGCACCTCTCTGTGGCTCTCTATAAATACCTGTAAACCCAGCTACAGCCTATTACTGAATTCCACAAAACCCCTTTCTAAATCAGCGGCCAACTGACTCCACGAGGCTAAGAAAGAGGCCACCTAAAAACACCCAAGCCATGTGCAATGCTCTGACCCCAGACTCCCCTTTCCCATGCCAATGCGACCACCATGAAGACCCCCACGGCCTCCTCGCTGCCCCCCTCGTCCAGAAGCAGCAGACGTCGACGAGCCCATCAGATGCTCCGGTGCTCACGCCGAAGCCGCCGACCCAGCTCGCCCTTGCCTTCGTGGAGGCCAATTCTATATTAAGCCTGGCTCTCCCAATGGCGCTGAGCGGCCTCCTCATCTACTCCCGCTCTATGATTTCCATGCTTTTCCTCGGCCGCCTTGGGGACCTTCCCCTCGCGGGCGGCGCCCTCGCCATCGGCTTCGCCAACATAACTGGCTACTCTGTCCTCTCCGGGCTTGCGATGGGCATGGAGCCAATCTGCGGCCAGGCGTTCGGTGCCAAGAAGCTCCCCCTCCTCGGCCTCGCCCTGCAGCGGACCATTCTGCTCCTCCTCTCGGCTTCCATCCCCATTGCCTTAATCTGGGCCAACATGCGAccgctcctcctcctctgcgGCCAGGACGCCGgcatcgccgccgccgcccagtCTTACATTCTCTTCTCCCTCCCCGACCTCTTCCTCCAGTCCTTCCTCCACCCCCTCCGCATCTACCTCCGCTCCCAGTCCATCACCCTCCCCCTCGCCTATGCCGCCACCCTCGCCGCCCTGCTCCACCTCCCCATCAATTACCTCCTCGTCTCCATCCTCCACCTCGGTATCCCAGGCGTCGCCCTCGCCTCTGTTTGGACCAACCtcaacctcctcctcctcctccttgcctACCTCTATCTCTCCGGCGTCTCCAAAAGCACTGGCGGAATAATTCCCTCTGCCGAGAGCTTCGGCGGCTGGTCCTCTCTGCTAAACCTCGCCCTCCCCAGCTGCGTCTCCGTCTGCCTCGAATGGTGGTGGTACGAGATTATGATCCTCCTGTGTGGCCTCCTGCTTAATCCCAAATGCACCGTCGCCTCAATGGGCATTTTGATACAAACCACTTCCCTCATCTACATTTTCCCCTCCTCCCTTAGTTTCGGCGTCTCCACCCGCGTCAGCAACGAGCTCGGCGCCAACCGCCCCGACCGTGCCCGCCGCGCTGCCTTCGTCGGCCTCTCCTCCAGCTTCCTCCTTGGTCTCATTGCCCTCAGCTTCGCTGTCTCCGTCCGGCACGTCTGGTCCAGGATGTTCACCGCTGACCCCGCCATCGCGGTGCTCACCACCTCGGTTCTGCCGATACTGGGGCTGTGCGAGCTGGGCAACTGCCCGCAGACGACAGGGTGCGGTGTCTTGCGAGGCAGCGCGCGGCCGCGGGCCGGTGCCAACGTAAACCTCAGCTCCTTCTATTTGGTCGGAACGCCGGTTGCAGTCGGGCTTGCCTTCTGGGGAGGACTCGACTTCAAAGGGCTCTGGCTCGGCCTCCTCGCGGCACAGGCCACCTGCGTCGTGCTCATGCTGGCCGTCATCCACCGCACCGACTGGGACCTGCAGGCCGAGCGCGCGCGGCGGCTCACCGGTGCGGCCTGCGGTGCCGGAATCCTCAACGGCGATTTAATTGAACCTGTTGAGAAACAAACACAGAAGCTAAAATCTAGCACAGTGGACGATGATGTTGAAGTTGAGAAGGCCAATTCCGTGATTTCCATAACAATTGATCGATCTTCCACACTAACTTGATCTCTGCGTGTTTGTCTtatttactccccctttttttgtATTGTAACAAAGATGTTAGCCATTTGTTATTACAAAGACAGAGAGAACAATCGATTTAAGAGCTTaaactatattttttatttgatagAGGGttcgagaaaagaaaagaaaagaaaagagctaTCTATTCGGTATTGTGTTATGACCTCTCTTTTGGATGGCTTCTGTCGACGTCCGTGACATCTGGAGAGCCGGCAGCGTTGAAGACTCGATCGCCGCCCATTCCAGAATGACTAATGCTCTCGTGCCGGAGCGAGTGGAATTTAGAAGTCTTTGGTGCTTCACATGTTTTGACCCTCCGTTGGCCCGCCGTAAACCACTACAGGTTGGGATCGTTCTAGCCGTTGTTTCGTGCGTTTGAAATCTTTGACTCGGTAATGGGATTACCCGCGCTTTGGACTGGCGGGTCCCGTGATTTGAACTACTGTGACCCACGCTTGGCTTGGGTATGCCTGTATCCAGTGGGACGCGATTTGGTCCCACACGCATGGCTCGTCCCCGTCAGTGGTTCGGCTCTGACCGGGTCTAATTGGCGCTTTATATAATGGTGTGGAAGGTTACGGTCTGATCCAATCTGGTTAAAGCCACTGAACTATGTCTCAGAACTTGGTTTAGGTTCTGGATTTGACAGGTACAACTATAGGTTAATCAAGCACAGGTTGACGAGCCTAGGAGAAAGGAGTTGCCATATTATGTATCATGAAGTATGCAACATGGTGATCGCGTTCTAGTTATATTCCCTAAATATGTGAGCAATACTAGGGGGAATAACTAGTTAAGAGAAGAAGGACAAGGTCCCAGTGGGCTAGTCCCCAACTACTAATTGATGTTGAGCTGTAGACATGGTGGTGGAGCCCAGGAAAGATTCTTCCACCTCGAGACTTCTCTTCCTAGGGGTTGGCCTGCTCGTCCTTTGATGCATAACTTTTGTTGCGGGCAGTGGGGCTCAATAGGATATTAGGAGAAGTACATGCAGGAGAGCCCTGCAGCAACCATGGCATTTTGTTGGAGAATCTCCTTGCTGAGAGTCAGGTGGAAATTTGCCTCGACGAATCCTCCGTATCCCAAGGATCAACTAATGATTTGATCACGGGCATGATACTGTCGACATTTGATTGAAATAATCTCTCTTTAGAACCTCTCAAAACCCCTCGGACTTGGAGGAGGTAGTATTCCAAACCGCCAAGGGCCAAGAATATACAATCCAGCGTGTTAGAACGTCTGTTAGAAGGCCTTCACTCGATTATAAAAGCTTCCAACTGTCTTATCGAGGTCTCCAATTATTAGCAAAGTCAATCAGTGGTTCGATTGGGCGCTGCTCTTAGAAGATTGCCGGATTAGCTGGTTCAGTCCTATATTTTATTCTcttgacacacacacacacacacacagatataTATAATTTCTTCAACATCCATTTGCGTCATGAACGAATCGCTGCATCTGCTCTTCCTTATACATTTCGTTTCTAATGATAATTTACGATGTGGAAACCTGATTCTGAATCAGAAGCAATATAGAACATATCATTCCAACTCCTAACGTCTAAAGCCATTAGCAAGTCACAGCATCTGTTCTTAAATCTCCAAAAATGGACTTTTcttctcaatttcatattctaaTTTCACATATGTAACCAATATGTTGCGCTAGATCATTGTAATGCAAGGGGTGACATCTACTATCAATTACCTATATGCAAAGACGATTGGTGATAGAGATTACTTCAACTCAACTAAACTGATTATCCTTTTCTATGTCCAAAAGTCAGATCATAACTTGTGATGCGATAACTCTCCTATGAATTACCTATGCAAACACTATTGGTGATAGAGATTACTTCAACTCGACTTAACCaattatccttttcttctaaGTCCAAAAGTCAGTTCATAACTTGTGATACGATAACTCTCCTATGAATTACCTATGCAAACACTATTGGTGATAGATATTACTTCAACTCGACTTGACCAATTATCCTTTTCTAAGTCCAAAAGTCAGTTCATAACGTGATCCGATAACCTCCTCTTCCTTTCATTTCTTTTATTAAGTTTAGCTTCAACCTCAATGGTCATATTGTAGTCTTAGAATCAAGCAACTAAAAGCCCTCACGCATCCCTTGATTAGTGTTAATTATATGACTAGCTCCTATGAAAACTTCAACTAAGACGTGCCAAGACCATTTCTCTAACTGCACCTTATTGGTTGTATTGCCACGAAAATTTAACATGTTGTTCATATACGCAAGAAAGGCtttattataaagaaaatataaGGTTTGTTTTCCAGGACCACCTCATTCAAATATTTGGAAAACAATATCACTAAATTTGAACTCGAATTTTGTTTTTAAGATACAATGGACGGATCATACATATCTAGTATAAATACATCCCGTaaaactagaaaataaaaaatcccGAAGCAGAAACAGGATGAATGACGCATCAGTCCATAAAATCTTGGCCAAGTATTGAATTACGTACATAAGAAACAACCTAGTTTGCCTGAGGGTTCCACAAATCGACTATAGAATAATTTGCCCTCGATGGAGAAGCAACATCCACCATGGCGTAGATCTCACGGCTAGTGTATATTGTCGAAAAAATGGCAAGTGTATCTTGTATCAACTCTAAGATCAAGGGTGGGTGAAAACATGCAGTCTCCAAATGGGAAATGGATCCTCACATCCCTATAGATAGTTAATCATACCCCAATGTTTCATAGCCAGAATTTGGGTCAAAATCAGCACAGTGTGGTCATTTGATCTTTTCAGTATCTTCGGATGGTCATCGCGCGGATTTTAACAAGGAAAAGGGACAAAGAAAGGATGCTATTCTAGTCAATTCGATGGGCTTGGAATTGGATGAAGGATTCAAGGAGT
Proteins encoded in this window:
- the LOC103711132 gene encoding protein DETOXIFICATION 49-like, which translates into the protein MCNALTPDSPFPCQCDHHEDPHGLLAAPLVQKQQTSTSPSDAPVLTPKPPTQLALAFVEANSILSLALPMALSGLLIYSRSMISMLFLGRLGDLPLAGGALAIGFANITGYSVLSGLAMGMEPICGQAFGAKKLPLLGLALQRTILLLLSASIPIALIWANMRPLLLLCGQDAGIAAAAQSYILFSLPDLFLQSFLHPLRIYLRSQSITLPLAYAATLAALLHLPINYLLVSILHLGIPGVALASVWTNLNLLLLLLAYLYLSGVSKSTGGIIPSAESFGGWSSLLNLALPSCVSVCLEWWWYEIMILLCGLLLNPKCTVASMGILIQTTSLIYIFPSSLSFGVSTRVSNELGANRPDRARRAAFVGLSSSFLLGLIALSFAVSVRHVWSRMFTADPAIAVLTTSVLPILGLCELGNCPQTTGCGVLRGSARPRAGANVNLSSFYLVGTPVAVGLAFWGGLDFKGLWLGLLAAQATCVVLMLAVIHRTDWDLQAERARRLTGAACGAGILNGDLIEPVEKQTQKLKSSTVDDDVEVEKANSVISITIDRSSTLT